One part of the Nitrosopumilus sp. genome encodes these proteins:
- a CDS encoding NAD-dependent deacylase produces MFELIKDQIKNIKKVVFVTGAGISQESGIPTFRGKDGLWKNHDSMKLATIDAFYDNPKLVWEWYNERRKNIFAAQPNLGHKAIAELEKYVKVVVLTQNIDGLHQKAGSSEVLELHGSIIKIKCSVCNFNEEITSDISEILPLCKCGNILRPDVVWFGESLPQDVWQKAMIYASQCDLMVIVGTSLVVSPANTLPIYAKQNNALLIEINPDNTEMSSEMTLVIRNTGTISLPEFVSLFKNK; encoded by the coding sequence ATGTTTGAATTAATTAAAGATCAAATTAAGAATATCAAAAAAGTTGTATTTGTAACAGGTGCAGGAATTTCTCAAGAAAGTGGAATTCCTACATTCAGAGGAAAAGATGGATTATGGAAAAATCATGACTCTATGAAACTAGCAACAATTGATGCATTCTATGATAATCCAAAATTAGTTTGGGAGTGGTATAATGAAAGAAGGAAGAACATTTTTGCAGCACAACCAAATCTTGGTCATAAAGCAATTGCGGAACTAGAAAAATATGTCAAAGTTGTTGTTTTGACTCAAAATATTGATGGGTTGCATCAAAAAGCAGGGAGTTCAGAAGTTTTAGAATTGCATGGAAGTATCATTAAGATCAAATGTTCAGTTTGTAATTTTAATGAAGAAATAACATCAGATATTTCAGAAATTCTGCCCTTGTGTAAATGTGGAAATATTCTAAGACCTGATGTAGTATGGTTTGGAGAATCTTTACCACAAGATGTTTGGCAAAAAGCTATGATTTATGCTAGTCAATGTGATTTAATGGTAATAGTTGGAACATCACTTGTGGTATCACCTGCAAATACATTACCAATCTATGCAAAACAAAATAATGCATTATTAATAGAAATTAATCCAGATAATACTGAAATGTCATCAGAAATGACTTTGGTTATAAGAAATACAGGTACAATTTCTTTACCTGAATTTGTATCATTGTTTAAAAATAAATAA
- the rnz gene encoding ribonuclease Z: MKLVFLGTSAAQPTENRGLSCICLERDGEILMFDAGEAAQISYMKSGLGWNKKMKMFVTHLHGDHCVGILGLLQTMSMQNRTEILEIFGPNGIEEFIAANIKVLNFGLSFPVLITIIKEGKVFEDKKFSIYTCKANHSITAFSYLFEEKDKPGRFNIDEAKKLGIPEGNLWKELQNGHEIEINGKIIKPEQVLGEKRPGKKIGISGDTMPTKELELFFENCDYLVFDSTFLDEEKQRAQDTCHSTAKQAATIAKNAKVKNLILTHFSARYKDENGHLEEAKKIHSSVITARDLLEIEIR, from the coding sequence ATGAAACTTGTATTCTTAGGAACATCAGCTGCACAACCGACAGAGAATAGAGGTTTATCTTGTATCTGTCTAGAAAGAGACGGTGAAATTTTAATGTTTGATGCAGGAGAAGCCGCACAAATCTCCTATATGAAATCGGGTTTGGGATGGAATAAAAAAATGAAGATGTTTGTTACACATCTACATGGAGATCATTGTGTTGGAATTCTAGGATTGTTACAAACAATGTCAATGCAAAATAGAACAGAAATTTTAGAAATTTTTGGACCAAATGGAATTGAAGAATTTATAGCTGCAAACATCAAAGTGTTAAATTTCGGATTGTCTTTTCCTGTATTAATTACAATTATCAAAGAAGGTAAAGTTTTTGAAGATAAAAAATTTTCAATTTATACATGCAAAGCAAATCATTCAATAACAGCATTTTCATATTTATTTGAAGAAAAAGATAAGCCGGGAAGATTCAATATTGATGAAGCAAAAAAATTAGGAATTCCTGAAGGTAATTTATGGAAAGAATTACAAAATGGACATGAAATAGAAATCAATGGAAAAATAATAAAACCAGAACAAGTATTGGGAGAAAAACGTCCTGGTAAAAAAATTGGTATTTCAGGGGATACAATGCCTACTAAAGAATTAGAATTATTTTTTGAAAATTGTGATTATTTAGTTTTTGATTCTACGTTTTTAGATGAAGAGAAACAAAGAGCACAAGATACATGTCACTCTACTGCAAAACAAGCTGCTACTATAGCAAAAAATGCAAAAGTAAAAAATTTAATCTTAACACATTTTTCAGCAAGATATAAAGATGAAAATGGACATTTAGAAGAAGCAAAAAAAATTCATAGTTCAGTAATAACTGCGCGAGATCTTTTAGAAATAGAAATAAGATAA
- a CDS encoding DNA methyltransferase produces MPENFFILSKDHLELATDEIIALSKMYDRFSKIKIISNLIIIQSKTNWEEITKRASFVKISGQILRKMSGLFLDEENLGVLKNAKTFVCRIINLSLNQFNISELERSMGDMISKFSNAKVKLEDPDITVYLIFTDKENFFGFSKRIKEENRPKKVTKYPHELDWKLTRAMINLVGIKEGETVCDPFCGTGTTLLEAESMGINAIGLDFDEKMCTISKENLKVNGYKSRILNTDFQELVKISDEFDGIVTDLPYGRSSKTSENPEVILKKFFSILPKRKKIAVMYKKELDNKLRLKGLKKYEIYRHKSLTRTILIK; encoded by the coding sequence ATGCCAGAAAATTTTTTTATTCTATCTAAAGATCATCTTGAACTTGCAACTGATGAAATAATTGCATTATCTAAAATGTATGATAGATTTTCTAAGATAAAAATTATTTCAAATTTGATAATTATACAATCAAAAACTAATTGGGAAGAAATTACTAAACGTGCATCATTTGTAAAAATTTCTGGTCAAATTTTAAGAAAGATGTCTGGCTTATTTTTGGATGAGGAAAATTTAGGCGTATTAAAAAATGCTAAAACCTTTGTTTGTAGAATAATAAATTTGTCATTAAATCAATTCAATATCTCTGAATTAGAGAGATCTATGGGAGATATGATTTCAAAATTTTCTAATGCAAAAGTGAAATTAGAAGATCCTGACATTACTGTATATCTGATTTTTACTGATAAAGAAAATTTTTTTGGATTCTCAAAGAGAATCAAAGAAGAGAATAGACCAAAAAAGGTCACTAAATATCCTCATGAATTAGATTGGAAATTAACCAGAGCTATGATTAACTTAGTAGGAATAAAGGAGGGGGAAACTGTATGTGATCCATTTTGCGGTACAGGCACGACTCTCTTAGAGGCTGAATCCATGGGAATTAATGCAATTGGGTTAGATTTTGATGAAAAAATGTGTACAATTTCAAAAGAAAATCTCAAGGTAAATGGGTATAAATCGAGAATTTTGAACACAGATTTTCAAGAACTAGTAAAAATATCGGATGAGTTTGATGGGATTGTTACTGATTTACCATATGGAAGATCTTCAAAAACATCAGAAAATCCAGAAGTAATCTTAAAGAAGTTTTTCTCAATTCTACCCAAACGTAAAAAAATTGCAGTTATGTACAAAAAAGAATTAGATAATAAATTGAGATTAAAGGGATTAAAAAAATATGAAATCTATAGGCATAAAAGCTTGACTAGGACAATTTTGATAAAATGA
- a CDS encoding ribose-phosphate pyrophosphokinase, translated as MSNISIISGKSSENLARKLSKKIKANLVKSEIRVFADGESKITLNGKLSKKKSVVVQSIYPPVDTNLIQALSLISKAKEVSSQVIAVIPYMGYARQDREFLPGEIVTMKVIGKLFKGAGASEVIAVDIHSLIGFKHFRIKTRNLTAIPDLVQYFKKLSLKNPLIVSPDQGGKKRAQEFAQEFGSEYIALEKKRDRKTGKVKIQTKNVDVVGRDLILVDDMISTGGSIVKATQFLKKQKCNRVYVACTHALLMNDAGNKIMKSGVTKIVSANTIPGKTSIVDVSNTIAKAII; from the coding sequence TTGAGTAATATATCAATAATTTCAGGAAAATCATCAGAAAATTTAGCAAGGAAACTATCAAAAAAAATAAAGGCAAATCTTGTAAAATCAGAGATTAGGGTTTTTGCTGATGGGGAAAGTAAGATTACACTAAACGGTAAATTATCTAAAAAGAAATCTGTTGTAGTACAGTCAATTTATCCTCCTGTAGATACTAATTTGATTCAAGCATTATCTTTGATTTCAAAAGCTAAGGAAGTTTCATCCCAAGTAATTGCCGTGATTCCATACATGGGATATGCAAGGCAGGATAGAGAGTTTTTGCCGGGGGAAATTGTTACAATGAAAGTTATTGGTAAGTTATTCAAAGGTGCTGGCGCATCAGAAGTTATTGCTGTTGATATTCACAGTTTAATTGGATTCAAACACTTTAGAATAAAAACAAGAAATCTAACTGCTATTCCAGATTTGGTACAATATTTTAAGAAATTGAGCCTGAAAAATCCTTTAATTGTATCACCTGATCAGGGTGGGAAAAAAAGAGCACAGGAATTTGCACAGGAATTTGGTTCAGAGTACATTGCTTTAGAGAAAAAAAGAGATAGAAAAACAGGCAAGGTTAAGATTCAAACTAAAAATGTTGATGTTGTAGGAAGAGATCTAATTTTAGTTGATGATATGATTAGCACTGGGGGCAGTATAGTTAAGGCTACGCAATTTCTTAAAAAACAAAAATGCAACAGAGTTTATGTTGCCTGTACACATGCTCTATTAATGAATGATGCAGGAAATAAAATTATGAAATCAGGAGTAACAAAAATTGTTAGTGCAAATACAATTCCAGGTAAAACATCAATAGTAGATGTTTCAAATACAATTGCAAAGGCAATAATATAA
- a CDS encoding mechanosensitive ion channel domain-containing protein, whose product MAEDEIIDAVSSQVGQFESISQLLSSSESLQAAFIVLIVGIIGIAIIYRTFSKWVKKQRLNYVRPHLSRFLRVAVLPFFAIILITSVNLYIQSFALFENDTSLYQDGNLTPSETFAKILNTINILVIGYSIAHLIPVALGKKEKSTLEKEDFEAWKELRGFPDDDGDLFHKFYKWVPPRHTPDEMIEEEFTRNLKTEEGMKLLEEFRTTKGLPIGSYEQLIKDPFEEWKKSERGKYLKYYNDCVTGNNESGKKLKPGQVVEEIFPIDTWREEKRFGGFDPIIPGTKPPGYAKRKRKDLPKSISQILPIGIFVAVVLGVISWWGIDLIILATATGGLAIGIGLALQETMQNYFAYILIRKDKIFAEGERVQLDTGYNGYVHKITPRVTFIRDALNESYAVIPTRQLVNSQIINYSKEIKMVPAIVEVGVSYLNNPKQVAAILVKIGKRAMKEVIDEKGRHLVRQQRCPYLDNNKPSCGCDKDIHIDINQPIVRFNKFNDSSLDFSLWVYVRDYGAQFKTKTDIRIIMYEEFKKYDIRIPWPIRTVYQGDEKREDEEIKQLDEARNKVVDEFGVGDIGHGSGED is encoded by the coding sequence ATGGCTGAAGATGAAATTATTGATGCAGTTTCAAGTCAAGTAGGTCAGTTTGAGAGTATTTCTCAATTACTCAGTTCATCTGAATCGCTTCAGGCAGCATTTATTGTATTAATTGTAGGCATAATTGGAATTGCGATAATCTACCGTACATTTTCAAAATGGGTTAAAAAACAGAGACTGAATTATGTGCGACCACATCTTTCAAGATTTCTAAGAGTTGCTGTTTTACCTTTTTTTGCCATTATTCTAATTACATCAGTAAATTTGTACATCCAGTCATTTGCCCTATTTGAAAATGATACATCGTTATATCAAGATGGAAATTTGACTCCCAGTGAAACATTTGCAAAGATCCTAAACACGATAAATATTCTTGTCATAGGGTATTCTATTGCACATTTAATTCCAGTAGCTCTTGGTAAAAAAGAAAAGTCTACTTTAGAAAAGGAAGACTTTGAAGCTTGGAAGGAATTACGTGGATTCCCAGATGATGATGGTGATCTTTTTCATAAATTCTACAAATGGGTGCCTCCAAGACATACACCAGATGAAATGATAGAAGAAGAATTTACAAGAAATCTGAAAACAGAAGAAGGTATGAAACTTCTTGAGGAATTTAGAACAACAAAAGGATTACCAATTGGAAGCTATGAACAGTTAATTAAAGATCCATTTGAAGAATGGAAAAAATCTGAAAGAGGAAAATATCTGAAATATTACAATGATTGTGTTACTGGAAATAATGAATCAGGAAAAAAGCTAAAACCTGGGCAAGTTGTTGAAGAGATTTTTCCCATAGATACATGGAGAGAAGAAAAAAGATTTGGTGGATTTGATCCAATAATTCCTGGAACAAAACCACCAGGGTATGCAAAACGAAAAAGAAAAGATCTTCCGAAATCTATTTCACAGATTTTACCTATTGGAATATTTGTTGCAGTAGTTCTTGGCGTAATTAGTTGGTGGGGAATAGATTTGATCATACTAGCAACAGCAACAGGAGGATTAGCAATTGGTATAGGATTAGCATTACAAGAAACCATGCAAAATTATTTTGCGTATATTTTGATTAGAAAAGATAAGATTTTTGCTGAAGGTGAGCGTGTACAATTGGATACTGGGTATAATGGATATGTTCACAAAATTACACCAAGAGTAACATTCATTCGTGATGCATTGAATGAATCCTATGCAGTAATTCCCACTAGACAGCTAGTTAATTCTCAAATTATTAACTATTCAAAGGAAATCAAAATGGTTCCTGCAATTGTTGAGGTTGGAGTTTCTTATCTCAACAACCCTAAACAAGTTGCTGCAATTTTAGTAAAGATCGGTAAACGTGCAATGAAAGAAGTAATAGATGAAAAAGGGAGACATCTAGTTAGACAGCAAAGATGCCCATATTTGGATAACAACAAACCAAGTTGTGGATGTGACAAAGACATCCACATAGACATAAATCAACCCATAGTAAGATTTAACAAATTTAATGATTCATCACTGGATTTTTCATTATGGGTCTATGTTAGGGATTATGGTGCACAATTCAAAACTAAAACAGATATCAGAATAATTATGTATGAAGAATTCAAAAAATACGATATTAGAATTCCATGGCCAATTAGAACAGTGTATCAGGGTGATGAAAAGCGTGAGGATGAGGAAATTAAACAACTTGATGAGGCAAGAAACAAGGTCGTAGATGAATTCGGTGTTGGGGATATTGGTCATGGTAGTGGAGAGGATTAA
- a CDS encoding lysine 2,3-aminomutase: protein MTYQETIWDDSPSLKSYTLSNFRTLPQIQALGEEAQFEMEVVGNVLPFKANNYVVEQLIDWNNIPNDPMFVLTFPQKGMLKPEHYEKMATALKNNSDKKEITSVANEIRLQLNPHPAGQMELNVPTLKDGTKLYGMQHKYKETCLFFPSQSQTCHAYCSFCFRWPQFVGMDEMKFAMQEGEQLVQYVREHPEISDVLFTGGDPMIMKAKVFSKYVDVLLDAKLPNLKTIRIGTKALSYWPYKFLTDSDSQEMLDVFRKIVDSEIHLAIMGHFNHLNELSTDAVKNAIKQIRSTGAIIRTQSPLLAHINDDAEMWAKMWTKQVQLGCIPYYMFVVRDTGAQHYFGVPLVKAYEIFKKAYSSVSGLARTVRGPSMSATPGKVHVIGTADLHDQKVIVLRFLQGRNPDWVQIPFFAKYDENAIWLDDLKPALTEKFFFDEEMKNFKKSNPIDDYPES from the coding sequence GTGACCTATCAAGAAACAATTTGGGATGATTCACCATCTTTAAAATCATACACATTATCAAATTTTCGAACTCTCCCTCAAATTCAGGCTCTTGGAGAAGAGGCTCAATTTGAGATGGAAGTTGTTGGAAATGTTTTACCTTTTAAAGCAAACAACTATGTTGTTGAACAACTAATTGATTGGAATAATATCCCTAACGATCCTATGTTTGTTCTAACTTTTCCTCAAAAGGGAATGTTAAAACCGGAACATTATGAAAAAATGGCAACTGCTTTAAAAAATAATTCAGATAAAAAAGAAATTACATCTGTTGCAAATGAAATTCGTTTGCAACTAAATCCACATCCTGCAGGACAAATGGAACTAAATGTACCTACATTAAAAGATGGCACTAAATTATATGGAATGCAACACAAATACAAAGAAACTTGTCTTTTCTTTCCAAGCCAAAGTCAAACATGTCATGCATATTGCAGCTTTTGTTTTAGATGGCCACAATTTGTAGGAATGGATGAAATGAAATTTGCAATGCAAGAAGGAGAACAACTAGTACAATATGTTAGAGAACATCCAGAAATTAGTGATGTTTTGTTTACTGGTGGTGATCCTATGATTATGAAGGCAAAAGTTTTTTCAAAATATGTTGATGTTTTATTAGATGCAAAACTTCCAAATCTCAAAACAATCAGGATTGGAACAAAGGCCTTATCATATTGGCCATACAAATTTTTGACAGATTCTGATTCTCAAGAAATGTTGGATGTATTTCGAAAAATTGTTGATAGTGAAATTCATCTTGCAATAATGGGCCATTTTAATCATCTGAATGAATTATCAACTGACGCAGTAAAAAATGCGATTAAACAAATAAGATCAACTGGAGCAATTATTAGAACACAATCTCCTCTTTTAGCACACATCAATGATGATGCTGAAATGTGGGCAAAAATGTGGACCAAACAGGTTCAATTGGGATGTATTCCATATTACATGTTTGTAGTAAGGGACACTGGTGCTCAACACTACTTTGGAGTTCCATTAGTAAAGGCATATGAAATTTTCAAAAAAGCATATTCTTCAGTTAGTGGATTAGCAAGAACTGTTCGTGGACCTAGCATGTCTGCAACTCCAGGCAAAGTACATGTTATTGGAACTGCCGATTTACACGATCAAAAAGTAATTGTTTTGAGATTTTTACAAGGGAGAAATCCTGACTGGGTACAAATCCCCTTTTTTGCAAAATATGATGAAAATGCAATTTGGTTAGATGATTTGAAGCCTGCATTAACTGAAAAATTCTTCTTTGATGAAGAGATGAAAAATTTCAAAAAATCAAATCCTATAGATGACTATCCTGAATCTTAG
- a CDS encoding cation:proton antiporter: MVTEFDAIPTLVGILILVIPSILLGKICKHFGISEIIGFVIGGIILSPFALGGLIQFSDRPIVELNELMLSFWQIAGILILFSAGLHFPFSSLKQAGIQSLIVGTAGVTIPLILGYGISVLLGIDWIVAMVIGATLSATSIAAAVTILDELGKEKTQEGNILVNAAVFDDVLGLAILSSIISIVIAHSLPSVELVLFEISESLILWVVLLLGSVFLLPKIVHTVATMRPNSLESRGTKQATALGSAFGVAAIAASIGLNPIVGAFAAGMGLAGSRLANQVKEFIGRLQIIFAPFFFAIIGTHIDISNILNVDLVLFVIILIIAVLGKILGSGIPAIILLKNKNKGLLIGYGMIARGEIAFITVGLGLSYGIISESIFSTLIFVILGTIIIGPILLRRSFEKNDKISNSS, encoded by the coding sequence ATGGTTACAGAATTTGATGCGATTCCAACATTGGTTGGAATTTTGATTTTAGTGATTCCTTCAATATTACTTGGAAAAATTTGTAAACATTTTGGAATTTCTGAAATAATCGGTTTTGTAATTGGTGGAATAATTTTAAGCCCATTTGCATTAGGTGGATTGATACAATTCTCTGATAGACCAATTGTAGAGTTAAATGAATTAATGTTATCATTTTGGCAAATTGCAGGAATTTTAATTTTATTTTCAGCTGGTCTTCATTTTCCTTTTTCTAGTTTAAAACAAGCAGGAATTCAATCTTTGATAGTTGGTACAGCAGGAGTTACAATTCCTTTAATTCTAGGATATGGAATTTCTGTTTTACTTGGAATTGATTGGATAGTTGCAATGGTTATTGGTGCAACATTAAGTGCTACAAGTATCGCAGCAGCTGTAACAATTTTGGATGAGTTAGGAAAAGAAAAAACTCAAGAAGGGAATATTTTGGTTAATGCCGCAGTATTTGATGATGTCTTAGGATTGGCAATTTTATCATCTATTATTTCAATTGTAATTGCACACTCATTACCATCTGTAGAGTTAGTATTGTTTGAGATATCAGAATCATTGATTTTGTGGGTTGTTCTTCTCTTAGGTTCTGTATTTTTGCTTCCCAAGATAGTTCATACTGTAGCAACTATGAGACCTAACTCTCTTGAATCTCGTGGTACTAAACAAGCAACCGCATTAGGTTCAGCATTTGGTGTAGCTGCAATTGCTGCAAGTATCGGACTTAATCCAATAGTTGGAGCTTTTGCTGCAGGAATGGGGCTTGCAGGTTCAAGGTTAGCTAATCAAGTTAAAGAATTTATTGGTAGATTGCAAATTATTTTTGCACCATTTTTCTTTGCAATAATTGGCACACACATCGACATTTCAAATATTTTGAATGTGGATCTAGTCTTATTTGTAATAATTTTGATAATTGCTGTTCTTGGAAAAATTCTAGGTTCCGGTATTCCAGCAATAATTCTACTCAAAAATAAGAACAAAGGTCTACTAATAGGATATGGAATGATTGCAAGAGGTGAAATTGCATTTATTACTGTAGGATTGGGATTATCTTATGGAATTATCTCAGAAAGTATTTTCTCTACATTGATTTTTGTAATATTAGGCACGATTATTATTGGACCAATATTACTAAGACGTTCTTTTGAAAAAAATGATAAGATATCAAATTCTAGTTAA
- a CDS encoding amino acid permease: MSELKRHMGLFHLTMYGVGLILGAGIYVLIGEATGIAGDAVWISFALGSIVALFAGFSYAELSSVFPKAAAEYVFIKNAFKNNFFAFLIGWLTVITSIITAATVALGFGGYFAEFVDIPIIISAIGLLVILSIVNFIGIRESSWTNTIFTIIEASGLILIIIIGFTFSNPEPVNYIESPSGFTGIAIAFVLIFFAFIGFEDMANIAEEVKKPKKTIPKAIILSVLISGIIYILVSLAVVRVVNWEELATSSAPISLVAERGLGSEAHILLSSIALFAITNTVLITLVAGSRMFYGMAREKVFPLMLGKIHFKTKTPWIAIVMILIVSTLFTLIGDIVIVANITVFAIVITFAAVNLAVIVLRYTEPNVERKFRVPINIGKFPILPLFGLGISIYMGFQFEIEVVLVGLTIIGIGAVFYKISKNSTTDSSNISQN; encoded by the coding sequence ATGTCTGAATTAAAACGTCACATGGGGCTCTTTCATCTTACCATGTATGGGGTTGGTTTGATTTTAGGTGCTGGTATCTATGTCCTAATTGGAGAAGCTACAGGTATTGCAGGAGATGCTGTATGGATTTCGTTTGCTTTAGGTTCAATTGTTGCGTTGTTTGCAGGATTTAGTTATGCAGAGTTATCATCAGTATTTCCAAAAGCTGCTGCAGAATATGTTTTTATTAAAAATGCTTTCAAAAATAATTTTTTTGCATTTCTTATAGGATGGCTAACAGTAATCACATCTATTATTACTGCTGCAACAGTTGCGTTAGGATTTGGTGGATATTTTGCCGAATTTGTAGATATTCCAATAATTATTTCTGCTATAGGATTATTAGTTATTCTATCAATTGTAAATTTTATAGGAATTAGAGAATCATCATGGACAAATACTATCTTTACAATAATAGAAGCTTCGGGATTAATATTAATAATTATAATTGGTTTTACATTCAGTAATCCAGAACCAGTAAATTATATTGAAAGTCCATCAGGATTTACGGGTATTGCTATTGCATTTGTTTTGATATTTTTTGCATTTATTGGATTTGAAGATATGGCAAACATTGCTGAAGAAGTAAAAAAGCCTAAAAAAACAATTCCTAAAGCAATAATTTTATCAGTTTTAATTTCTGGCATAATATACATTCTAGTTTCTTTAGCTGTAGTACGTGTAGTAAATTGGGAGGAACTTGCAACTTCATCTGCCCCAATATCGTTAGTTGCTGAAAGAGGATTAGGTTCAGAAGCACACATCTTACTTTCATCAATTGCTCTTTTTGCCATAACCAATACTGTTTTGATTACACTTGTTGCAGGATCTAGAATGTTTTATGGCATGGCAAGAGAAAAAGTATTTCCTTTAATGTTAGGAAAAATTCATTTTAAAACAAAAACTCCTTGGATAGCAATTGTAATGATTTTGATTGTTTCAACGCTTTTCACATTAATTGGAGATATTGTAATTGTTGCAAACATCACAGTTTTTGCAATAGTCATAACTTTTGCTGCAGTAAATTTGGCAGTAATTGTTTTACGTTATACAGAACCTAATGTTGAACGAAAATTCAGAGTTCCCATAAATATTGGTAAATTTCCCATTTTACCATTATTTGGATTAGGAATTTCAATTTACATGGGATTTCAATTTGAGATCGAAGTTGTACTTGTGGGATTAACAATTATTGGAATAGGTGCAGTTTTCTATAAAATTTCTAAAAATTCCACGACTGATTCTTCTAACATATCTCAAAACTGA
- a CDS encoding VIT1/CCC1 transporter family protein has translation MKWHFDDFIYGSIDGAVTTFAIVAGVVGASLSPGIIIILGFANLFADGFSMAAANYQAAKARNEFVQMKRRQEEWEIDNLEEQERDEIREIYREKGFKDELLEDVVRIITSRRKVWIDTMMKEELGLIDDEKNPLESSVSTFVGFNLIGLIPLLPFMIFLMMGIESNSDAFIYSTIFVLAAFFLVGMFKGKIVRHSMLRSGIITLIIGGLAAGVAYIVGYGLNFLIS, from the coding sequence ATGAAATGGCATTTTGATGATTTTATTTATGGTTCGATTGATGGGGCAGTAACAACTTTTGCCATAGTTGCAGGAGTAGTTGGAGCATCATTATCCCCAGGAATTATCATAATTCTAGGATTTGCAAATTTGTTTGCTGATGGATTTTCAATGGCTGCTGCAAATTATCAAGCTGCAAAAGCAAGAAATGAATTTGTTCAGATGAAGAGAAGACAAGAAGAGTGGGAGATTGATAATTTGGAGGAACAAGAAAGAGATGAAATCAGAGAAATTTACAGAGAGAAGGGATTCAAGGATGAATTGCTGGAAGATGTTGTTCGAATAATCACATCTAGAAGAAAAGTTTGGATAGATACAATGATGAAAGAGGAATTAGGATTAATTGATGATGAAAAAAATCCGCTTGAAAGTTCTGTGAGTACTTTTGTTGGTTTTAATTTAATTGGATTAATTCCATTACTCCCATTCATGATTTTTTTAATGATGGGTATTGAATCAAACTCGGACGCATTTATTTATTCTACGATATTTGTTCTTGCCGCATTTTTTCTAGTAGGTATGTTCAAAGGAAAAATTGTTCGACATTCAATGCTTCGTTCAGGAATTATTACACTAATCATTGGTGGACTTGCAGCAGGTGTTGCATACATAGTAGGATATGGATTAAATTTTCTGATTTCTTAG
- a CDS encoding CBS domain-containing protein, protein MSITEIARKPISILKNSTISDAIRMLLNTKISRLIVMENGKHVGIITEKDIGFFLFSETSIQGLDDIPITKIIKPIEFVNEEINHKDAAKIMVEKGISSLAIGEEGEVKGIITKSDLIKFVAENFSNKKKVVDFMTHDYEFTHTASPLYKVVRKMLERKISRIIVKNQNEEPVGIISFRDLFRISIELGSEEDYSGFNLSQNIRRGFLSEEGFGNISLARDVMTKGLITVKFNEDLAEACGVLIENNVSGLVVLDGNDGISGIFSKTDVTRALASI, encoded by the coding sequence ATGTCAATAACTGAGATAGCAAGAAAACCAATTTCAATTCTAAAAAATTCAACAATTTCTGATGCGATTAGAATGCTTTTGAATACAAAAATTAGTAGATTAATTGTTATGGAAAATGGAAAACATGTAGGAATTATTACTGAAAAAGATATAGGGTTTTTTTTATTTTCAGAAACTTCAATTCAAGGATTAGATGATATTCCCATTACCAAAATTATTAAACCAATTGAATTTGTAAATGAAGAGATTAATCATAAAGATGCAGCCAAAATCATGGTTGAGAAAGGAATTAGTTCATTGGCAATTGGAGAAGAGGGTGAAGTTAAAGGAATTATTACAAAAAGTGATCTCATAAAATTTGTTGCAGAAAACTTTTCAAATAAAAAGAAAGTAGTAGATTTTATGACTCATGATTATGAATTTACTCATACAGCTTCTCCATTGTATAAAGTTGTAAGAAAAATGTTAGAGAGAAAAATTTCTAGGATTATTGTTAAAAATCAAAACGAAGAACCAGTTGGAATAATATCATTTAGAGATTTATTTAGAATTTCAATTGAGTTAGGAAGTGAGGAAGATTATTCTGGATTTAATCTTTCACAAAACATTAGACGTGGATTTCTTTCAGAGGAAGGATTTGGAAACATATCATTAGCAAGAGATGTAATGACAAAAGGATTAATCACTGTAAAATTCAATGAAGATTTAGCAGAGGCATGTGGTGTTCTAATAGAAAATAATGTTAGTGGCTTAGTTGTGCTTGATGGGAATGATGGTATTTCAGGAATTTTTAGTAAGACTGATGTAACAAGAGCTCTTGCATCAATATGA